In a genomic window of Lysobacterales bacterium:
- the ptsP gene encoding phosphoenolpyruvate--protein phosphotransferase: protein MRTELEGSIAAKGLALGSARVVYSAKIDVETEPLPSAGIPNEVKRFEGALKTARAELASLSERVSGALARDLSEIIDAHAMILDDPEFTDAVVALIRRDQLRATAALKRQRDLLAEAFDAIDDPYLRARRDDLDHVVSRVYAALARGGAEPERKPSAEGQILVCDTVAPAELAQLAETGLRGLVCTASSPYSHTAIVARGLRLPFACGVKHALSVVHEGDVILLDADHGRIVVRPDNIDQARFRTLQKEAERLRRQRARIKVTDAHTRDGVSIKLHVNAENPDVIAAARRAGADGVGLFRTEFLFMKRRELPSEDEQFRAYRDAIVAMAGRPVTLRTLDLGADKAIGGPLEMALEENPALGLRGIRHSLAHRDIFIAQLRAMLRASAYGPMRILLPMVSSVEEVREARALIELCSDEVRRARHPVADEVPLGAMIEVPAAALVSADIARHADFLAIGSNDLAQYVLAADRNNAAVASNYDPLHPAFLRLLFLVLDNARQAKRPISVCGEIAGDPYYTPLLLALGLSEFSMHPSALADVREVLATLSRKSLKARAPRLLHAPDRAALAEIVSSMTTA, encoded by the coding sequence CTGCGCACCGAACTCGAAGGCAGCATCGCCGCCAAGGGCCTCGCGCTCGGCAGTGCGCGTGTAGTCTATTCGGCCAAGATCGACGTTGAAACCGAGCCGCTGCCGAGTGCCGGCATCCCGAACGAGGTGAAACGATTCGAGGGAGCGCTGAAGACCGCACGCGCGGAACTGGCGAGCCTCAGCGAGCGCGTCTCCGGTGCGCTTGCGCGCGACCTGTCGGAGATCATCGACGCGCACGCGATGATCCTCGACGATCCCGAGTTCACCGACGCCGTGGTTGCGCTGATCCGCAGGGACCAACTGCGCGCGACCGCGGCCTTGAAGCGCCAGCGCGACCTGCTCGCCGAGGCCTTCGACGCCATCGACGATCCCTACCTGCGCGCGCGGCGCGACGACCTCGATCACGTCGTCTCGCGCGTCTATGCGGCACTCGCGCGCGGTGGCGCCGAGCCCGAGCGCAAGCCGTCGGCCGAAGGCCAGATCCTGGTCTGCGACACCGTGGCGCCGGCCGAGCTCGCGCAACTCGCCGAGACCGGTTTGCGCGGGCTGGTGTGTACTGCCAGCAGCCCGTATTCGCACACCGCCATTGTTGCGCGCGGGTTGCGCCTGCCCTTCGCCTGTGGCGTCAAGCATGCGCTCTCGGTGGTGCACGAGGGCGACGTCATCTTGCTCGACGCCGACCACGGCCGCATCGTGGTGCGCCCGGACAACATCGACCAGGCGCGCTTCCGCACCCTGCAGAAGGAAGCCGAACGCCTGCGCCGGCAGCGAGCGCGCATCAAGGTCACCGACGCCCACACCCGCGATGGCGTGTCGATCAAGCTGCACGTGAATGCCGAGAACCCGGACGTGATCGCCGCCGCGCGCCGCGCCGGTGCCGACGGCGTCGGCCTTTTCCGCACCGAGTTCCTGTTCATGAAACGGCGCGAACTGCCGAGCGAGGACGAACAGTTCCGTGCCTACCGCGATGCGATCGTGGCCATGGCCGGACGCCCGGTGACCCTGCGCACGCTTGATCTCGGCGCCGACAAGGCCATCGGTGGTCCGCTCGAGATGGCGCTGGAGGAAAACCCGGCGCTCGGCCTGCGCGGCATCCGCCACTCGCTGGCGCATCGCGACATCTTCATCGCACAACTACGCGCCATGCTGCGCGCCTCGGCCTATGGCCCGATGCGCATCCTGCTGCCGATGGTGTCCTCTGTCGAAGAGGTGCGCGAAGCGCGCGCACTGATCGAACTGTGCAGCGACGAGGTGCGGCGTGCGCGCCATCCGGTCGCTGACGAAGTTCCGCTCGGTGCCATGATCGAAGTCCCCGCCGCCGCGCTGGTCAGCGCCGACATCGCGCGCCATGCCGACTTCCTCGCGATCGGCAGTAATGACCTGGCGCAGTACGTGCTGGCCGCGGACCGCAACAACGCCGCCGTCGCCAGCAACTACGACCCGCTGCATCCGGCGTTCCTGCGCCTGCTGTTCCTGGTGCTGGACAATGCCCGCCAGGCCAAGCGCCCGATCAGCGTCTGCGGCGAGATCGCCGGCGACCCCTACTACACGCCGCTGCTGCTGGCGCTCGGGCTCAGCGAATTCTCGATGCACCCAAGCGCACTCGCCGACGTGCGCGAAGTGCTCGCGACGCTCTCGCGCAAGTCGCTCAAGGCGCGCGCGCCACGCCTGCTGCACGCACCCGACCGCGCCGCGCTCGCCGAGATCGTCAGCTCGATGACGACAGCGTGA
- the mutL gene encoding DNA mismatch repair endonuclease MutL gives MRIQQLPEQLINQIAAGEVIERPASVVKELVENALDAGASRIEVELEAGGVKLVRVRDNGVGIDVEDLPLALTRHATSKIASLEDLESVRSMGFRGEALPSIASVSRFRLVSRTAQASHASELEVDNGQFGHIKPAQHPVGTLAEMRELFFNVPARRKFLRAERTELGHVEDWLRAIALARPEVAFALLHNGRALLRDEVSGESPEARVDAMLGEEFLAHSLRIDHSAVGLRLHGHVGLPTAARAQNDRQYFFVNRRLVRDRVIAHAVRQAYADVLFHGRHAAFVLFLDLDPQWVDVNAHPAKTEVRFREQRLVHDFLYRSLHEALAHTRAGQAATIVAPEMRATAPAAFFVPRQAGLGLGVAEPLAAYGQVYGRNAAAAPLAATGDTPAGLPVSDAADIPPLGFAIAQLHGIYVLAQNAQGLVVVDMHAAHERITYERLKAQRIAGGVVSQPLLLPTAVAVSRREADAAEEHHDAFLELGIELARSGETAVVIRRIPVLLDGVDVALLVRDVLAEFVQHESSRRLQEAANELLSTLACHASVRANRRLTLPEMNALLRQMEETERSGQCNHGRPTWVQWTMQDLDRVFQRGR, from the coding sequence ATGCGCATCCAGCAACTTCCCGAACAGCTGATCAACCAGATCGCCGCCGGTGAGGTAATCGAGCGCCCGGCTTCGGTGGTCAAGGAACTGGTCGAGAACGCGCTCGATGCCGGCGCCAGCCGCATCGAGGTCGAGCTGGAGGCGGGCGGCGTCAAGCTGGTGCGGGTGCGCGACAACGGCGTCGGCATCGATGTCGAGGATTTGCCGCTGGCGTTGACGCGGCACGCGACCAGCAAGATCGCTTCGCTGGAAGATCTCGAGTCGGTGCGCAGCATGGGCTTTCGCGGTGAGGCCTTGCCGAGCATCGCCTCGGTCTCGCGCTTCCGCCTGGTGTCGCGCACGGCGCAGGCCTCGCATGCCTCGGAACTCGAAGTCGACAACGGTCAGTTCGGACACATCAAGCCGGCGCAGCACCCGGTCGGCACGCTCGCCGAAATGCGCGAACTGTTCTTCAATGTTCCGGCGCGGCGCAAGTTCCTGCGTGCCGAGCGCACCGAACTCGGTCACGTCGAGGATTGGCTGCGCGCGATCGCGCTGGCGCGGCCCGAGGTGGCGTTCGCGCTCCTGCACAACGGCCGTGCGCTGCTGCGTGACGAGGTCAGCGGCGAGTCGCCGGAGGCGCGCGTCGACGCCATGCTCGGCGAGGAGTTCCTCGCGCACAGCCTGCGTATCGACCACAGCGCCGTCGGCTTGCGCCTGCACGGCCATGTCGGGCTGCCGACCGCGGCGCGGGCGCAGAACGATCGTCAGTACTTCTTCGTCAACCGGCGTCTGGTGCGTGACCGCGTGATCGCGCATGCGGTGCGCCAGGCCTATGCCGATGTGCTGTTCCATGGCCGCCACGCCGCATTTGTGCTGTTCCTCGATCTCGATCCGCAGTGGGTCGATGTCAATGCGCATCCGGCCAAGACTGAAGTGCGCTTTCGCGAGCAGCGACTGGTGCACGATTTCCTCTATCGCAGCCTGCACGAGGCGCTGGCGCATACGCGCGCCGGCCAGGCTGCGACGATCGTGGCGCCCGAGATGCGCGCCACGGCGCCGGCCGCGTTCTTTGTGCCGCGCCAGGCCGGGCTCGGTCTCGGCGTGGCCGAGCCGTTGGCAGCGTATGGCCAGGTCTATGGACGCAATGCAGCCGCAGCGCCGCTTGCGGCGACTGGGGACACGCCTGCCGGTCTGCCGGTGTCGGACGCTGCGGACATTCCGCCGCTCGGCTTCGCGATCGCCCAGTTGCATGGCATCTACGTGCTCGCGCAGAACGCGCAGGGCCTGGTCGTGGTCGACATGCACGCCGCGCATGAACGCATCACCTACGAGCGGCTGAAGGCTCAGCGGATCGCGGGTGGCGTGGTATCGCAACCGCTGCTGCTGCCGACCGCGGTTGCGGTGTCGCGACGCGAGGCCGATGCCGCGGAAGAGCACCACGACGCATTCCTGGAACTCGGAATCGAATTGGCGCGCAGCGGCGAGACCGCAGTCGTGATCCGGCGCATTCCGGTACTGCTCGACGGTGTCGATGTGGCGCTACTGGTGCGCGATGTGCTGGCCGAGTTTGTCCAGCATGAGAGTTCGCGCCGACTGCAGGAGGCGGCGAACGAGTTGCTGTCCACGCTCGCCTGCCATGCATCGGTGCGTGCCAACCGGCGCCTGACGTTGCCGGAAATGAACGCGCTGCTGCGCCAGATGGAAGAAACCGAACGTTCCGGCCAGTGCAACCACGGCCGCCCGACTTGGGTGCAGTGGACGATGCAGGATCTGGACCGCGTGTTCCAGCGCGGACGTTGA
- a CDS encoding DUF1684 domain-containing protein, translating to MILSALAATLLAACAQNEARLSATPPSEAAAPVFDHAADVDAWRSGRLERLRKPDGWLSLIGLHWLTAGEQTLGSAADNAIVLAAGPAHWGTLRLQGDEIVFAAASGGPQVMVSNSSAERSEGGRIWHVLAADASGSPSLVSAGSVSFLVLKRGDKYALRVRDSESERRRNFAGIAHYPVDASWRIEADWTPHKEPQSFGIQTVIGTIEEMPNPGYGSFTRDGREYRIYPVIEEGSEDLFIIFADRTSGKETYGPGRFVYAPWPKADGKLVIDFNKAYNPPCAFNPFSTCPLPPPENRLDLRVTAGEKKYQGEH from the coding sequence ATGATCTTGTCCGCCTTGGCCGCCACCTTGCTGGCTGCCTGCGCGCAGAACGAAGCGCGCCTGTCGGCGACACCTCCGTCTGAGGCCGCGGCACCGGTGTTCGATCATGCGGCCGATGTCGACGCCTGGCGCAGTGGACGCTTGGAGCGGTTGCGCAAGCCGGATGGCTGGCTCAGCCTGATTGGCCTGCACTGGCTGACGGCGGGCGAGCAGACGCTCGGCAGCGCAGCAGACAATGCCATCGTGCTTGCCGCCGGTCCGGCGCACTGGGGCACGCTGCGCTTGCAGGGCGACGAGATCGTGTTCGCCGCGGCCAGCGGCGGTCCGCAGGTCATGGTCAGCAACAGCAGCGCCGAACGCAGCGAGGGCGGACGCATCTGGCACGTGCTCGCTGCCGATGCCAGCGGTTCGCCTTCGTTGGTCAGCGCCGGCAGCGTGAGCTTTCTGGTGCTCAAGCGGGGCGACAAGTACGCGCTGCGCGTGCGCGACAGCGAGTCCGAGCGGCGTCGGAATTTCGCCGGCATCGCGCATTACCCGGTCGATGCAAGCTGGCGTATCGAGGCCGACTGGACGCCGCACAAGGAGCCGCAGTCGTTCGGCATCCAGACGGTGATCGGCACCATCGAGGAGATGCCGAACCCGGGCTATGGCAGTTTCACGCGCGACGGCCGCGAGTACCGCATCTACCCGGTGATCGAGGAAGGCTCGGAGGACTTGTTCATCATCTTCGCCGATCGCACCTCGGGCAAGGAAACCTATGGGCCCGGTCGTTTCGTCTACGCGCCGTGGCCAAAGGCGGACGGCAAGCTGGTCATCGACTTCAACAAGGCCTACAACCCGCCCTGCGCGTTCAATCCGTTTTCGACCTGCCCACTACCGCCGCCGGAAAACCGTCTCGACCTGCGCGTGACCGCTGGCGAGAAGAAATACCAGGGCGAGCATTGA
- a CDS encoding N-acetylmuramoyl-L-alanine amidase — MLACLARLTGLFLLALGAEAVLAGDVRSVRFWDADDHTRVVFDVSGPVHYKLFTLDNPDRLVLDIARSRVSKSLDGSALEGVVQRVRTGRQGADSLRIVLDLDRGVQPKSFLLPPADKFGHRLVIDLFDRANAPRVVKHEDSLGVAGGEREVVVSIDAGHGGDDPGASGANGSREKDITLAVAQALAARIDAEPGMQAVLTRDRDFFIPLNRRYEIAREQKADLFVSIHADAFVKSQARGSSVFVLSNRGASSEAARMLADRENTSDLVGGVSIDDKDATLAAVLLDLSQGATMQASEVVANNVLRGLSRIGNLHKREVQRANFVVLRSPDVPSLLVETAFISNPSEEKRLNDPAHRDKLADALVEGIRDYFATTPPPGTWFAANPQRARHHVVARGESLSLIAQRHRVSVASLKRENELADDSVDAGVVLKIPVAI; from the coding sequence ATGCTTGCCTGTCTTGCCCGCCTCACTGGTCTTTTCCTGCTCGCACTCGGTGCGGAAGCGGTGTTGGCCGGTGACGTCCGCTCGGTGCGGTTCTGGGATGCAGATGACCACACTCGCGTCGTCTTCGATGTCAGCGGGCCGGTCCACTACAAGCTTTTCACGCTGGACAACCCGGATCGACTGGTGCTCGACATCGCGCGCAGCCGCGTCTCGAAGTCGCTCGACGGCAGTGCGCTCGAAGGCGTGGTTCAGCGCGTGCGCACTGGCCGTCAAGGTGCCGACAGCTTGCGCATCGTGCTCGATCTGGATCGCGGCGTGCAGCCCAAGAGTTTTCTGCTGCCGCCCGCGGACAAGTTTGGGCACCGTTTGGTCATCGATCTGTTCGATCGTGCCAACGCGCCGCGCGTGGTCAAGCATGAGGATTCGCTTGGCGTCGCGGGCGGCGAGCGCGAGGTGGTGGTGTCGATCGATGCCGGCCACGGCGGCGACGACCCCGGCGCGTCCGGCGCGAATGGCTCGCGCGAGAAGGACATCACCCTGGCTGTTGCCCAGGCGCTGGCCGCACGCATCGACGCCGAGCCCGGCATGCAGGCGGTGCTGACGCGCGATCGCGATTTTTTCATCCCGCTGAACCGTCGCTACGAGATCGCTCGCGAGCAGAAGGCCGATCTGTTCGTGTCGATCCATGCCGATGCCTTCGTCAAGTCGCAGGCGCGCGGTTCGTCGGTATTCGTGCTTTCCAACCGCGGTGCGTCGAGCGAGGCGGCGCGCATGCTCGCCGATCGCGAGAACACCTCCGATCTGGTCGGCGGCGTGTCCATCGACGACAAGGATGCGACGCTCGCGGCGGTGCTGCTGGACCTGTCGCAGGGCGCGACGATGCAGGCCAGCGAGGTCGTCGCCAACAACGTGCTGCGCGGGCTGTCGCGCATCGGCAATCTGCACAAGCGCGAGGTGCAGCGCGCCAATTTCGTCGTGCTGCGTTCACCGGATGTGCCGTCGCTGCTGGTCGAGACCGCGTTCATCAGCAATCCGTCCGAAGAGAAGCGGCTGAATGACCCAGCCCATCGCGACAAGCTGGCCGACGCCCTGGTCGAAGGCATCCGCGACTACTTCGCGACGACGCCGCCGCCCGGCACCTGGTTTGCCGCCAATCCGCAGCGCGCCCGCCACCACGTGGTTGCGCGTGGCGAGTCGCTGTCGCTGATCGCGCAACGCCATCGCGTTTCGGTGGCCTCGTTGAAGCGTGAAAACGAACTGGCCGACGACAGCGTCGACGCCGGCGTGGTGCTGAAGATCCCCGTGGCGATCTGA
- a CDS encoding RNA polymerase factor sigma-54 produces MKAALQLGLGQSLKLTPQLTQAIRLLTMSTLELELEVTTLLESNPLLEREEDLPQDDAGDRTDTPADEREAEPKDDVDDQLDLEGFEEMADWSEPGSGGFDGMDGDRELATGAPDLRGELAWQMAMRPLTERDRAISAALIDAIGDDGYLHEDNDGIVAALPASWRVESAEIEIVLRLIQQCDPPGVGARNLRECLQLQLQQQPPCATRDLALRIVSEHLETLPRTEPQQLARRLGVEISAVESALRLVRSLNPRPGERPEDSDGDAVVPDLIARKLNGRWRVQLNPATAPAIGINRQYERMAAESRGDTGSYLRGRLQEARWLMKSLAQRGETLTKVGNCIVREQGAFLDYGPEALRPLTLRVIADEVGLHESTISRATTRKYMATPRGVFELKRFFSSGVATNEGGEASATAIQAIIRKLIDAENKAKPWSDQALMESLKLSGIQVARRTVAKYREAMNIPSSSDRLRKV; encoded by the coding sequence GTGAAAGCCGCTCTCCAACTCGGGTTGGGCCAAAGCCTGAAGCTGACGCCGCAGCTGACCCAGGCGATCCGGCTGCTGACGATGTCGACGCTGGAGCTGGAGCTCGAAGTCACCACCTTGCTCGAGTCCAATCCGTTGCTGGAGCGGGAGGAAGACCTGCCCCAGGACGACGCCGGAGATCGCACCGATACCCCGGCCGACGAACGCGAAGCCGAACCCAAGGACGACGTCGACGACCAGCTCGACCTGGAGGGGTTCGAGGAGATGGCCGACTGGAGCGAACCCGGCTCCGGCGGCTTCGACGGTATGGATGGCGATCGCGAACTGGCGACAGGCGCCCCTGACCTACGCGGCGAACTCGCCTGGCAGATGGCGATGCGGCCGCTGACCGAGCGCGATCGCGCCATCTCCGCGGCGTTGATCGATGCCATCGGCGACGACGGCTATCTGCACGAGGACAACGACGGCATCGTCGCGGCACTGCCGGCTTCATGGCGGGTCGAAAGCGCCGAGATCGAGATCGTGCTGCGCCTGATCCAGCAGTGCGATCCACCCGGTGTCGGCGCCCGCAACCTGCGCGAGTGCCTGCAACTGCAGCTGCAGCAGCAGCCACCCTGCGCCACGCGCGACCTGGCCCTGCGCATCGTCAGCGAGCACCTGGAAACGCTGCCGCGCACCGAACCGCAGCAACTTGCGCGGCGGCTTGGCGTCGAGATCAGCGCAGTGGAGTCGGCACTGCGTCTGGTCCGCAGCCTCAACCCGCGCCCCGGCGAACGCCCGGAGGACAGCGACGGCGACGCCGTGGTTCCGGACCTGATCGCACGCAAGCTCAACGGTCGCTGGCGCGTGCAGCTGAACCCGGCGACGGCGCCGGCGATCGGCATCAACCGCCAGTACGAGCGCATGGCCGCCGAATCGAGGGGCGACACCGGCAGCTATCTGCGCGGCCGCCTGCAGGAAGCGCGTTGGCTGATGAAGAGCCTGGCGCAGCGCGGCGAGACCCTGACCAAGGTAGGCAACTGCATCGTGCGCGAGCAGGGCGCGTTCCTCGACTATGGCCCGGAGGCGTTGCGACCGCTGACCCTGCGCGTCATCGCCGACGAGGTCGGCCTGCACGAATCCACCATCTCGCGGGCAACCACGCGCAAGTACATGGCCACACCGCGCGGCGTGTTCGAGCTCAAGCGCTTCTTTTCCAGCGGTGTCGCCACCAATGAAGGCGGCGAAGCCTCGGCCACCGCCATCCAGGCCATAATCCGCAAGCTCATCGATGCCGAAAACAAGGCGAAACCCTGGAGCGATCAGGCCTTGATGGAGTCACTCAAACTGTCGGGTATTCAGGTTGCGCGGCGCACGGTCGCCAAGTACCGTGAGGCCATGAACATCCCATCATCCAGCGACCGGCTGCGAAAGGTGTGA
- the rapZ gene encoding RNase adapter RapZ — protein MVDAPLHFTPPPPPRTPGEPSERLILVSGLSGAGKTVALRTLEDLDYYCVDNLPTALLPAFVEAVRAQGHHPRLAVGVDVRNRQDDLQKLPTMLARIAHQGLAYQLIFLDTRDEVLLKRFSDTRRRHPLTHDGLALNDAIVLERKLLRPLVAIADKVIDSSELNVHQLRRVIATEFGTQGASLSLLFESFAYKRGVPSDADFVFDARCLPNPHWEATLRPLSGRDPAIRDYFAKFPEVAHYIEQIRALLATWLPRFEADQRSYITVGIGCTGGRHRSVYIVERLAEAFRESREHVMTFHRELE, from the coding sequence ATGGTAGACGCGCCACTGCACTTCACGCCGCCGCCACCGCCGCGCACCCCGGGCGAGCCAAGCGAGCGCCTGATCCTGGTCAGCGGCCTGTCCGGCGCCGGCAAGACGGTCGCGCTGCGCACGCTCGAGGACCTCGACTACTACTGCGTCGACAACCTGCCGACCGCGCTGCTACCGGCCTTCGTCGAAGCGGTACGCGCCCAGGGCCATCATCCGCGGCTGGCCGTGGGCGTCGACGTGCGCAACCGCCAGGACGACCTGCAGAAACTGCCGACGATGCTGGCGCGCATCGCGCACCAGGGACTGGCCTACCAGCTGATCTTCCTCGACACCCGCGACGAGGTACTGCTGAAGCGTTTTTCGGACACGCGGCGACGCCACCCGCTGACGCACGACGGACTCGCCCTCAACGATGCCATCGTGCTCGAGCGCAAGCTGCTGCGACCACTGGTCGCGATCGCCGACAAGGTGATCGACTCCTCCGAGTTGAACGTGCATCAGCTGCGCCGCGTCATCGCCACCGAGTTCGGCACCCAGGGCGCGTCGCTGTCGCTACTGTTCGAGTCGTTCGCCTACAAGCGCGGCGTGCCCTCGGACGCCGACTTCGTGTTCGACGCGCGCTGCCTGCCGAATCCGCACTGGGAAGCGACCCTGCGCCCGCTGTCCGGCCGCGACCCGGCGATCCGCGACTACTTCGCCAAGTTCCCGGAAGTGGCGCACTACATCGAACAGATCCGCGCCCTGCTCGCGACCTGGCTGCCGCGCTTCGAAGCCGACCAGCGCAGCTACATCACCGTCGGCATCGGCTGCACCGGCGGCCGCCACCGCTCGGTCTACATCGTCGAACGCCTGGCCGAAGCCTTCCGCGAGTCACGCGAACACGTCATGACCTTTCACCGGGAGCTGGAATGA
- the raiA gene encoding ribosome-associated translation inhibitor RaiA, translated as MQIEISGQGVEVTPALRDYATEKLQRVERHFDHVTRIHVVLGLEKLTHKVEATINSTQKQIHADAEANDMYAAIDLLSDKLDSQIRKHKEKLTDHHRAEAQTRKTGT; from the coding sequence ATGCAAATCGAGATCTCTGGTCAAGGCGTGGAGGTCACGCCGGCCCTGCGCGATTACGCGACCGAAAAGCTGCAACGGGTCGAACGCCATTTCGATCACGTCACCCGAATCCATGTAGTTCTCGGCCTCGAAAAGCTGACCCACAAGGTCGAGGCCACCATCAACTCGACCCAGAAGCAGATCCACGCCGACGCCGAAGCCAACGACATGTACGCGGCCATCGACCTGCTCAGCGACAAGCTCGACAGCCAGATCCGCAAGCACAAGGAAAAGCTGACCGACCATCACCGCGCCGAAGCACAGACCCGCAAGACCGGCACCTGA
- a CDS encoding HPr family phosphocarrier protein: MLEQDLVISNKLGLHARASAKLVQLVSGFRSTVMISCRGREINAKSIMGLMLLAAGIGTPLRLRAEGEDEVAAMAAVVDLFQRKFDEGE; this comes from the coding sequence ATGCTTGAACAGGATCTCGTCATCAGCAACAAGCTCGGCCTGCACGCGCGTGCCTCGGCCAAGCTGGTGCAGCTCGTCTCCGGATTCCGCTCCACGGTGATGATCAGCTGCCGCGGTCGCGAGATCAATGCCAAGAGCATCATGGGCCTGATGCTGCTCGCCGCAGGCATCGGCACGCCGCTGCGACTGCGCGCCGAGGGCGAGGATGAGGTCGCGGCCATGGCGGCGGTGGTCGATCTGTTCCAGCGCAAGTTCGACGAGGGCGAATGA
- a CDS encoding PTS fructose IIA subunit family protein encodes MSVGVLLLTHSGVGPGLLGAARGVMGPLPLRTAAIEAGFGEGHEQVLMRASAAVRELEQGAGVLVLTDLYGATPSNVAAKLANLGCRMRRVAGVNLPMLLRIMNYAEQPLDELVNTATAGARNGVIVDHA; translated from the coding sequence ATGAGCGTCGGAGTACTGCTGTTGACGCACAGTGGCGTCGGTCCGGGGCTGCTCGGTGCTGCGCGCGGTGTGATGGGGCCGTTGCCGTTGCGTACCGCGGCGATCGAGGCCGGTTTTGGCGAGGGCCACGAACAGGTGCTGATGCGCGCATCGGCAGCGGTGCGTGAACTGGAACAGGGTGCCGGGGTGCTGGTGCTGACCGACCTCTACGGCGCCACGCCGAGCAATGTCGCGGCCAAGCTCGCCAACCTCGGCTGCCGCATGCGCCGGGTGGCGGGAGTCAACTTGCCGATGCTGCTGCGAATCATGAACTATGCCGAACAGCCGCTCGATGAACTGGTCAACACCGCGACTGCCGGCGCGCGCAACGGAGTGATCGTCGACCATGCTTGA
- the tsaE gene encoding tRNA (adenosine(37)-N6)-threonylcarbamoyltransferase complex ATPase subunit type 1 TsaE, with protein sequence MNFSATLPDLAATQAFAARMAHALQAPLAIGLVGDLGAGKTALARALIQTLAPGMRVKSPTYALVESYELPGLQLHHLDLYRIRRPDELAELGLADLAGSDAILLIEWPDRGGDQTPALDVVATLHREATEARTLTLSAATLAGEAFCERLAIGQDDQAVVAETCRLVQKAPLVNGFD encoded by the coding sequence ATGAACTTCAGCGCAACCCTGCCTGATCTCGCCGCAACCCAAGCCTTCGCCGCGCGCATGGCGCATGCCTTGCAGGCGCCGCTGGCGATCGGATTGGTCGGCGATCTCGGCGCCGGCAAGACCGCGCTGGCGCGCGCGCTGATCCAGACCCTGGCCCCGGGCATGCGCGTCAAGAGCCCGACCTATGCGTTGGTCGAGTCCTATGAATTGCCGGGTTTGCAACTGCATCACCTGGATCTGTATCGCATTCGTCGCCCGGACGAACTGGCGGAGCTCGGGCTCGCCGACTTGGCCGGCTCCGACGCGATCTTGCTGATTGAGTGGCCCGACCGCGGCGGCGATCAGACCCCGGCGCTGGATGTCGTTGCGACGCTGCATCGAGAGGCCACCGAGGCGCGCACGCTGACCTTGTCGGCAGCCACGCTGGCAGGGGAAGCGTTCTGCGAACGGCTGGCGATCGGTCAAGACGATCAAGCGGTTGTGGCCGAGACCTGCAGGCTTGTTCAGAAAGCACCGTTAGTGAACGGATTTGATTGA
- the hprK gene encoding HPr(Ser) kinase/phosphatase: MIRTITARELFDQVTERMKLRWVAGQRGEHRIVEPGENLQRRPSLVGYLNIIYPNKLQIVGIDELKYLDALDSRQRWDTVQKIMNYKPTAIVVTRDQAVPADLREAAEETQTPIWVSARRGHEVLTYMQYHLSRALARNTSLHGVFMEVYSIGVLITGDAGSGKSELALELVTRGHRLIADDAPEFTLIAPDVIDGTCPEMLQDLLEVRGLGILNVRQMFGDTSIKRNKYLRLVVHLGKLEDVHQNDGMARLQGVTTTRNVLDVEVPQITLPVAAGRNLAVLVEAATRTFLLKSKGIDPAQTFIDRQAHQMRRASPW, from the coding sequence ATGATCCGCACCATCACCGCGCGCGAACTGTTCGACCAAGTCACCGAGCGCATGAAGCTGCGCTGGGTCGCCGGGCAGCGCGGCGAGCACCGCATCGTCGAACCGGGTGAGAACCTGCAGCGGCGTCCGTCGCTGGTCGGTTACCTCAACATCATCTACCCGAACAAGCTGCAGATCGTAGGCATCGACGAACTCAAGTACCTGGACGCGCTCGACTCGCGCCAGCGTTGGGACACGGTGCAGAAGATCATGAACTACAAGCCAACCGCGATCGTCGTCACCCGCGACCAAGCGGTGCCGGCCGACCTGCGCGAAGCGGCCGAGGAGACCCAGACGCCGATTTGGGTCAGCGCCCGCCGCGGCCATGAAGTGCTCACCTACATGCAGTACCACCTGTCGCGCGCCCTGGCGCGCAACACCTCGCTGCATGGCGTGTTCATGGAGGTGTATTCGATCGGCGTGCTGATCACCGGCGACGCCGGCTCGGGCAAGAGCGAGCTGGCACTGGAGCTGGTCACGCGCGGCCATCGTCTAATCGCCGACGACGCCCCCGAGTTCACCCTGATTGCGCCCGACGTGATCGACGGCACCTGCCCGGAGATGCTGCAGGACCTGCTCGAAGTGCGTGGCCTTGGCATCCTCAACGTGCGCCAAATGTTCGGCGACACCTCGATCAAGCGCAACAAGTACCTGCGCCTGGTGGTGCACCTCGGCAAGCTCGAAGACGTGCACCAGAACGACGGCATGGCGCGCCTGCAGGGCGTGACCACGACGCGCAACGTGCTCGATGTCGAAGTGCCGCAGATCACGCTGCCGGTCGCGGCCGGACGCAACCTCGCGGTACTGGTCGAAGCGGCGACGCGCACCTTCCTGCTCAAGAGCAAGGGCATCGATCCGGCGCAGACCTTTATCGACCGTCAAGCCCACCAGATGCGCAGGGCCTCGCCATGGTAG